The following coding sequences lie in one Nycticebus coucang isolate mNycCou1 chromosome 18, mNycCou1.pri, whole genome shotgun sequence genomic window:
- the KRT9 gene encoding keratin, type I cytoskeletal 9 — protein sequence MSYRQSSSYYSRSSLGGGGGGGSSKSSCSRFSSSGGGGGGGRFSSSSGYGGGSSRVCGRGGGSSFGSSYGGGSGGGFSSSSYSLGGGSRGFASGGCFGGSGGFGGGFGGGSGGGFGGGSGGFGGSYGGSGGGYGGSDGGILTTNEKATMQELNSRLASYLDNVQALEDANRNLEGKIQEWYQNKGPSAHRKDYSPYYDTIDDLQKQIVDLTVGNNKTLLDIDNTRMTLDDFRLKFEMEQNLRQGVEADINGLRQVLDNLTMEKSDLEMQYETLQEELQSLRKNHQEEMSQLTGQNDGDVNVEINVAPGKDLTKILNDMRQDYEQLIAKNRKDIEQQYETQITQIEQEVTSSGQEMESNTKEVTQLRHGMQELEIELQSQLSKKAALEHSLEETKNRYCAQLQQIQHQISDLENQITATRQEIECQNQEYSLLLSVKTRLEQEIKTYRSLLEGGQEDFESSGAKQIGLGGGQGSRGGSGSRGGSGSRGGSGGSSGRGSGSGGGSYGGGSSSGGGSGGGYGGGSSSGGGSGGGYGGGSSSGGGSGGSYGGGISGGGSGGSHGGGSGSGGGSGGSYGGGSGSGGGSGGSYGGGSGSGGESGGSYGGGGSAKGGSGGSYGGGSGSGGESGGSYGGGGAAKGGSGGRSSSSSRPGDYDDTKGYHMRY from the exons ATGAGTTACAGACAGTCCTCATCCTACTACAGCCGCAGCAGCCTCGGTGGCGGCGGGGGCGGCGGCAGCAGCAAGTCTTCCTGCAGCCGTTTCAGCTCCTCGGGCGGTGGTGGAGGAGGGGGCCGATTCAGCTCTTCCAGTGGCTATGGCGGGGGGAGCTCTCGTGTCTGTGGGAGGGGAGGTGGCAGCAGTTTTGGCTCCAGCTATGGTGGAGGATCCGGGGGTGGGTTTAGTTCTAGTAGCTACAGCTTAGGGGGTGGTTCCAGAGGTTTTGCTTCTGGTGGATGCTTTGGTGGGTCTGGAGGCTTTGGGGGTGGCTTCGGCGGTGGTTCTGGAGGTGGCTTTGGTGGTGGGTCTGGGGGCTTTGGAGGTAGCTATGGCGGGTCTGGGGGTGGCTatggtggcagtgatggtggtATTCTGACCACAAATGAGAAGGCCACCATGCAGGAGCTCAATTCCCGTCTGGCCTCCTACTTGGATAATGTGCAGGCTCTAGAGGATGCTAACCGTAACCTGGAGGGTAAGATTCAAGAGTGGTATCAAAACAAGGGGCCCTCTGCACACCGGAAGGACTACTCTCCTTACTATGACACTATCGATGATCTCCAGAAACAG attgtggACTTGACCGTGGGCAACAACAAAACTCTCCTGGACATTGACAACACTCGCATGACGCTGGATGACTTCAGGCTAAA GTTTGAGATGGAGCAAAACCTGCGGCAAGGGGTGGAAGCCGACATCAACGGCCTGCGGCAGGTGCTGGACAACCTGACCATGGAGAAGTCTGACTTGGAGATGCAGTATGAGACCCTGCAGGAGGAGCTACAGTCCCTCAGGAAGAATCATCAGGAG GAAATGAGCCAGCTGACTGGGCAGAATGATGGGGATGTGAATGTGGAGATAAATGTTGCTCCTGGCAAAGATCTCACCAAGATCCTCAATGACATGCGCCAGGACTACGAACAGCTCATTGCTAAGAACCGAAAGGATATCGAGCAACAGTATGAGACTCAG ATTACCCAGATTGAGCAGGAAGTGACAAGTAGTGGCCAGGAGATGGAGTCCAACACCAAGGAGGTGACTCAGCTTCGGCATGGTATGCAGGAGTTGGAGATCGAACTGCAGTCTCAGCTCAGCAAG AAAGCAGCCCTGGAGCATTCCTTGGAAGAAACGAAGAACCgctactgtgcccagcttcaGCAAATCCAGCATCAGATCAGTGATCTGGAGAACCAGATCACTGCTACTCGGCAAGAGATTGAGTGCCAGAATCAGGAATACAGCCTTCTGCTCAGCGTCAAGACGCGGCTGGAGCAAGAAATTAAGACCTACCGCAGCCTCCTTGAGGGTGGCCAGGAAGACTT tgaaTCTTCTGGAGCTAAACAAATTGGCCTTGGAGGTGGCCAAGGAAGTCGAGGAGGAAGTGGATCTCGAGGTGGAAGTGGATCTCGAGGTGGAAGTGGAGGCAGTTCTGGAAGAGGAAGTGGTTCTGGAGGAGGCAGCTATGGTGGAGGAAGTAGTTCTGGAGGAGGAAGTGGTGGTGGTTATGGTGGAGGAAGTAGCTCTGGAGGAGGAAGTGGTGGTGGTTATGGTGGAGGAAGTAGCTCtggaggaggaagtggaggaagcTATGGTGGAGGAATCTCtggaggaggaagtggaggaagcCATGGTGGAGGAAGTGGTTCTGGAGGAGGAAGTGGAGGTAGCTATGGTGGAGGAAGTGGTTCTGGAGGAGGAAGTGGAGGTAGCTATGGTGGAGGAAGTGGTTCTGGAGGTGAAAGTGGAGGCAGCTATGGAGGAGGAGGTTCAGCCAAAGGTGGAAGTGGAGGCAGCTATGGTGGAGGAAGTGGTTCTGGAGGTGAAAGTGGAGGCAGCTATGGAGGAGGAGGTGCAGCCAAAGGTGGAAGTGGTGGAAGATCGTCCTCTTCCTCAAGACCTGGTGACTATGATGACACAAAAG
- the KRT14 gene encoding keratin, type I cytoskeletal 14 has translation MTTCSRQFTSSSSMKGSCGIGGGSSRISSVLAGGSCRAPSAYGGLSVSTSRFSSGGACGLGGGYGGGFSSSSSFGGALGSGFGGGFGSGLGGGFGGGFGAGFGGGFGGGDGLLAGNEKVTMQNLNDRLASYLDKVRALEEANADLEVKIRDWYQRQRPAETKDYTPYFKTIEDLRSKILAATVDNANVLLQIDNARLAADDFRTKYETELNLRMSVEADINGLRRVLDELTLARADLEMQIESLKEELAYLKKNHEEEMNSLRGHVGGDVNVEMDAAPGVDLSRILNEMRDQYEKIAEKNRKEAEDWFFSKTEELNREVATNSELVQSGKSEISELRRTMQGLEIELQSQLSMKASLENSLEETKGRYCVQLAQIQELISGVEEQLAQLRCEMEQQNQEYKILLDVKTRLEQEIATYRRLLEGEDAHLASQFSSGSQSSRDVTSSSRQIRTKVVDVHDGKVVSTHEQVLRTKN, from the exons ATGACCACCTGCAGCCGCCAGTTCACCTCCTCCAGCTCCATGAAGGGCTCCTGTGGCATCGGCGGTGGCTCCAGCCGCATCTCCTCTGTCCTGGCCGGAGGGTCCTGCCGGGCCCCCAGTGCCTACGGGGGCCTGTCTGTCTCCACCTCCCGCTTCTCCTCTGGGGGAGCCTGCGGGCTGGGAGGCGGCTATGGCGGTGgcttcagcagcagcagcagctttgGAGGGGCCCTAGGTAGTGGCTTTGGTGGAGGATTTGGCAGTGGCCTTGGTGGTGGCTTTGGTGGTGGCTTTGGTGCTGGTTTTGGTGGTGGCTTTGGCGGTGGTGACGGGCTCCTGGCGGGCAATGAGAAGGTGACCATGCAGAACCTCAACGACCGCCTGGCCTCCTACCTGGACAAGGTGCGCGCCTTGGAGGAGGCCAACGCCGACCTGGAGGTGAAGATCCGTGACTGGTACCAGAGGCAGCGGCCCGCAGAAACCAAAGACTATACCCCCTACTTCAAGACCATCGAGGACCTGAGGAGCAAG ATCCTCGCGGCCACTGTGGACAATGCCAACGTCCTCCTGCAGATTGACAATGCCCGTCTGGCTGCTGATGACTTCCGCACCAA GTATGAGACAGAGTTGAATCTGCGCATGAGTGTGGAGGCTGACATCAATGGCCTGCGCCGGGTGCTGGATGAGCTGACCCTGGCCAGAGCCGACCTGGAGATGCAGATCGAGAGCCTGAAGGAGGAGCTGGCCTACCTGAAGAAGAACCACGAGGAG GAGATGAACTCCCTGAGAGGCCACGTGGGCGGAGATGTCAATGTGGAGATGGACGCAGCACCCGGCGTGGACCTGAGCCGCATCCTGAACGAGATGCGCGACCAGTATGAGAAGATAGCAGAGAAGAACCGCAAGGAAGCCGAGGACTGGTTCTTCAGCAAG ACAGAGGAGCTGAACCGTGAGGTGGCCACCAACAGTGAGCTGGTGCAGAgtggcaagagtgagatctctgAGCTCCGGCGCACAATGCAGGGCCTGGAGATCGAGCTGCAGTCTCAGCTCAGCATG AAAGCATCCCTGGAGAACAGCCTGGAGGAGACCAAAGGCCGCTACTGCGTGCAGCTGGCCCAGATTCAGGAGCTGATCAGTGGTGTGGAGGAGCAGCTGGCTCAGCTGCGCTGCGAGATGGAGCAGCAGAACCAGGAGTACAAGATCCTGCTGGACGTGAAGACTCGGCTGGAGCAGGAGATCGCCACATACCGTCGCCTGCTGGAGGGCGAGGATGCCCA CCTTGCCTCCCAGTTCTCCTCTGGCTCTCAGTCATCCAGAGACG TGACCTCCTCTAGCCGCCAGATCCGCACCAAGGTTGTAGATGTGCACGACGGCAAGGTGGTGTCCACCCACGAGCAGGTCCTTCGCACCAAGAACTGA